The sequence below is a genomic window from Candidatus Hydrogenedentota bacterium.
CGACGTGCGCCCGCCGGACCACGCCCACCATGCGCTGGCTCTCGTCGGTCACGGGGACGCTATAGAAGGGGTAACGGTCGAAAAACTGAACAACCTCCTCCAGCGCGGTATCGGCCAGCACGTAGAGCGGATTCCCTATCATGATGTCCCGGAGGCGCTTTTCGCCCGCCGAAAGCACAAGATCCCGCAGCCGCACGACCCCGATCAGGGTCCCGCGCTCACTTTCAACGTAAACATATTGAACGCCATAGTCGCTGTAGGTTTCCGCATTGGCGCGGAGATCCTCCAGCACCTTCCAGACCGGGGTGTCCGCGCGGTAGAGCACGAACTCGGTGACCATGATGCCGCCGGCGGCCTCTTCGTCGTAACGGAGCAGGCTCCGCGCGTCGAGCGCCTCCTCCGGGTCCATGGCCTGAAGGATGGCCTCGGCGTCCTCCTCGTCCATCTCCCCGAGAATGTCGGCGCGGTGCTGGCTTTCGAGTTCATCGACAATTGCCGCCGCCACCGCGGCCTCCAGCACTTCGATCAGGTCGGAACCCTGGGTATCGGAAAGGCCCTCGATCAGGTCGGCGGAGGCTTCGGGTCCTAGCAGCACAAACAGATCGGTGCGCGTCTGCTCGGGCAATCGGGAAAGCGCGCGCGCGATTTCACCGGGCGACAGGGTGTCCAGATATTCGTGCAGGGATTCGCGGTTGGCGTCCTGGACCAGTTCCGCGATCCGTATCCAGCTGTCAACGATTTCGGTCTCGGACATGGTTACGGTGCTCCTGATTCCGGGGGATTGATGTGATTTGGACGGAGGTTGCGCCGGGCGGCGTCACATGCATTCTAACAAACGGGCGGGGCCGAGGCGAACGCGGCGCCCGGACGATTCAAACGACATTTTTGTCCTTGATCCGGCCCTGACCGTTTGCTATACTTCCGGCTCTGTGCATTTTGCAAGCCAACAAATTCAGCGAGAGTCTTTACCCCAATGGCCAATATCAAGTCCCAGAAGAAACGAATTCTCACGAACGAAAAGGCCCGCCAGCGAAACATGGCGGTGCGCTCGCGGATGCGCACGATGATCAAGGGCGCGCTCACCGCGATCGAATCCCAGGACGCGGAAAAGATCAAGGCGGCGGTGCCGGCCGCGCTTTCGGCAATCGACCGCGCCGCGGCGAAGGGCGTTATCCACCGTAACAGCGCCGCCCGCAAGAAGTCGTCCATCCAGCACCGCGTAGCAACGGCGTCTTCCTGACCCGTTCCCACAAGTTTACTCCGCGCAGCCGCCAGCACCTCACTGGCGGCTGCGTTTTCGCATTTACTCGCGGCGCAACCCCTTAATGAGCTCCAGCAGCCGCCCCTCGGTCTGGTAGTAGCGCAGCGCGCCTTTCTTGTCGATCAGGACCAACTGCGGTATGAAGACGATGCCGTACGTGGAAAAAGTCGTCTGCTCGTCTGAATCCCGGAGCACGGGATAGGGAATATTGAAGTAGTCGATGTACTCTTCGATTTCCTCGGCGCTGCTGATGGCGTCGTGAACGCTGATGAAGGCGACATCCTCAACGCCCTTCAGAAGTTCGTGGAGGACGTGGAGCTCGCGCAGCATGATCGGCCCGATCGACTCGTCGAAACCGGCCCAGAACAGCAATACGACGACCTTCCCCTTCAGATCCGCCAGGCTGACCGCATCGCCGCGGATCCATTTGTCGCCGGACAGCGCCGGCGCGGGCTGATCAAGCAGGCCCGCGAGGTTGTTGGCCCCGGGCGCGGGCGGACGCCTTTCCAGATCGGGCGTGAATTGGCTGAGCTTCACGGAGGCGGGCTTGGGGTTCTTGATCTTGACGGAGAAATCCGCGCGCTGGAAACGGAGCGGGTGTTCGGCGCGAAAGTTCAGCTCCTCCACGGGGGGCATAAACGTGAGCGGCAATTCAAAGTCGCCTTTGGCGTCCGTCAAGATGCTGAAGGGAACGGGCACATCCGTGATAATACTCAGGGGAACCGGCAGGTTCAGCGCGGTGACCAGGGTCACCCCGGGCTCCCGGCCATCGGAATCGCGCACCGTCCCCGTAATTACCGGGAGCCGTTCAAGCACCACGGGGGTGAGATCGATCTTGCGCAGGTCCCCCGGGTCGACGCCAATGGGCCCGAAGTTCGGCGTCATGTAGCCTGGCGGGGGCTGTATCGTGATGGCGCCCTTTCCTCCCGGAACGCGAAGCCGGAACACGCCGTCGGAGCCGGTCACGGCATTCTCGTAGATCGTGCTTCCCAGCCGGTACTGAACCCCGGCGCCCGGGCAGGGGCTTTTGTCGGGCAACAGCACCTTCCCGGTGACGAAGCGCGGCTCCAGCATTTCGAGGGAAGTCGGTTCCGAATCCTCCAGGGAACGCACCACGAGCGCGGCGGGCGGCGGCGAGGCGTATTCGGGGTGTTGCGCGGCGACCTGATACTCGCCCGGCGCGATGCGCGCGCTGTAGAACCCCTCGCGATCGGTCAAGACTTCCGCAAACTCCTTCTGGCCACGGGGGCCCACCTTAAAGATGGATACGCGGGCGTTTTCGACCCCCCTGCCGCCGATGGTGACACGGCCATTCGCCCGCCCGCCGCGCTCCATGACGATATTGCGCTGCTCGTCGTCCACGGGCAGGTAGCGAATGGACGAATCCGCGTAATCCGGGTGCTGTAGCGCAAGCTGGATGAATCCGTCCGGGGGAAGGTTGGGGATGACAAGAATGCCCGCGTCGGTGCTGCGAATGGTGGGGAAGCCGTGGGGCTCCAGGTCGTCCACCGACACCAGGGTCCGGCGCTCGATCAACATGGAGCGCACTTTCACCCCCGCCACCGGGGCCGAATCGATATTGATCACCTTCAGCGAGATAATGTCCGCGGGGCGAAGAACAATGGTAATGTCCTGATCGCGGTGAAACGGCGCGGCGCTCCCCCCCAGCGCATACCCGTCCTTGTAGGCGACAACCTCCGTAAGCGCCACCTCCAGGCCGGCGGCTTTAAAGCGCCCGTCGGAGCCGGTCGTGGACTTGTTCACCTGGCGGTTCTGTGTCACCCAGACGGCGGCCCCGGCGATGGGCGCGCCGGCCTCGTCGCGGACGGTTCCAGTGAGGGTGGCGGCGGACGCCGCGCCGGCGGCGCCCCAGAGGAGCGCCAGGGCGAGCAGCAGGCATTTCGGGGAAACTCTAATCATGGGAATCGGGTCCAGGCTTTGCCGGCCACGGGTGTGGCGGCTCAACGATTACGCAACAAGAACAGCGGCGGCAGCGCATTGGATTCGAAGACGACGCGCCCCGCCGTGTCCAGCATCAGAACAGAAGCATCGCCGGGCGCCGCGCCGGCCAACACGGGCAGCGGCGAATCCTCACAGGGAATATCGGCCAGGGTGACCAGCGCGATGACCAGATCCGGAGCCGCGGCCAGGGTCTGGAGCTGGGTCAGGGCCTCCAGATAAATGGGTGCTTCGGCGGCGCCGGCGAAGACGAGCAACGCCCGAGCCGCCGCTTCGCCGGAACCCGCCGGGAGTTGCCCGCAGCGCAATTCCCAACTCCGCCAAGGGAGTTCGGACCCAAGAGCGCTTTTGCCCTTGCCGGGGCCGTCCAGCGGGATGTCGCCCAGTGTCTTGATCTCGCCGGGAGCCAGGTTGAAGGTTTCGGACTCGGCGCTCGCGCCGGACGCATCGCGCGCGGCAAGGCGCTGGGGCACGCCGGGGGCCACGGCCTCCCACTGAAACGCTCCGTCCGGGCCGCTGAAGGTCTGCCATAGTAAAACGGCGTCCGAGGCGGATTCACCCGGGAAGAACGCGCCGATCGATGCTCCCGGAAGCCCCCGGCCACGCCGGTTCACGACTTTCCCGTTCACGGAAGCGGCCGCAAACAACTGCACGGATCCCGGAGCATCCTGGCTCTTTTCAAGACGGAACAGGGCCACTTCGGGGCGGTCGGGATGCTCGGCGCGCCCGAGCAAAGCGCCCTCTTCGGGAAAGTGTTGTACACGAAGGCTTGTGCGGCCGTCGCCGTCGGCGGTATACCAGCCAAGCTGCCGCGGCCGGAGCAGCGTGACTATCGCACCGGGGACAGGGGCGCCCGCACTGTCCAGCACCTGAATTCCGTATGCGGGAAGGGGCTTGAGCCACATCCCCGGAAGCGCGACATCCGCGCCCTCGGCGAGGCTGACCTTCACGTTCTGGTTATCGGGCGGAAAATAGCCCGGGGTCGCGTCGATACGAATAATATTGTCTCCTTCGCCGGCGGTGAAGGCGAAGTCTCCGCCCGGCCCGGTACGAACAACGGCGGCGGTGGCGTCGTTGGTTGACAGGACCACACGAACGTTCCGGACGGGCTCTCCGCTGAGCGCATCCCGCACGTTCCCTCGTATCGTACCGGTGCCGGCGACATAGGCGCGCATCTGCTCGATCGGGCGCTCCCCGGTAATCACCAGGCGCTCCCAACCCGGCGTGCGCAGCCCGGCCCCCTCGGCGCGGTAGAGATAGACGCCCGGCTTCAAGCGAATCGTGAACTTGCCGGACAGGTTGGCCCGGTTGGTCGTGGTATCGAAGGGGGGCTGCGCGTTCTTGATGAGAATGGCGGCCTGTCCCACGGCGGCCTGGTTGGCCCGCGCGAAGATCAAGCCTTCGACCAGAACACCGGGATGCATCGTGATCTTGACGCCCTGCTGGCCAACCGGGACGTCCATGATACCTTCTTGCGCGTAGCTGGCGTGCCCGACCTTAAGGTCAATGAGCGCGCCCTCCGGGAGTCCGGTGAGAGTAAAACGCCCCGCGGCGTCGCTCACCGGCTCCGGATAGCCAAACTGGCGCAACTTGGCCAGCGGAATCCCCACCTTGTGGGCCGATTTCAGGCCAATGCGGGTGATACGTGCTCCCTCGACGGGCTTGCCACCGGGATCGGCGATGGTTCCGGAGATCTCGCGGGGTTTTCCGAGGGTGATCGTCAACGGGGGCACCACATCGCCCACGCTGAGATCGAGGTGCCGCCCGCCCATTCCATGGCCCGGGGCGACCGCGAATACGCCCGCGGGCCCGGGTTCCACCGCGTCGAATCGGAAGGCGCCGCTCTCCGGCGTGATGGTATCGAGCAAGGCGCCGCCGAGCCCGGGCTCCAGGAAGACCTGGGCGTGCGCGACCGGCTGATTGTTCGCGTCCACAACGCGGCCTTCAATCGTGGAGGCGCCCAGCGCGGCGGACAACACGGCGCCCACCAGTAAGAGTGATGTCATGTCGCTTCCTTCAGAGGTGCTGCGCCACATCGTATAGAAAATGGGGCGCGCTATCCAAGTTCGCGGCGGGGCGGGATTGAACCCGGGCGCGCCCCTTGCCTACAATGCCCGGGCAGACAGGAGAGTACGCGTGCGACAAGTGGATGTGAAGTTTCTCCGTCCCGGTCAGGTTCTTGCCGATCGGGTGTGCAACGCGGCGGGCGCGGTACTCTGCCCGCTCGGGTATACACTGACGGAACAGGCTATAGAACGTCTCGAAAACGCGCGGATCGAGAGCGTCTGGATCGAGGGCAGCGCCAGGCCGCCCGTGGACGTCACGGAGTCGCTTACGCAACTGGACCGGCGCTTTAACGGTGTGGAAGACCCGGTCCTCCTCGAAATTCGCGCCCTTATCCGGCGGCGCTACGAACGGTTTCTTGAAGAATATGGTGGATGATCGCGGACGGGACAACCGCGGGCCCACGCTCCTCCCTATTACCCCAGAACACGCGTAACGGGCGTCGTTGCCCGGCCAGCCCCTCGGGGCGCTCCGGAGAAACGCCCAAACCTCGCCTGCCCGGCGGCTTGCCGCGCGCGCAAACAGGATTGCCACCGATGGCCATGTCACCAGAACTGCTGAAGCGCAAAGTGGAGGATCTGTCGAATCTTCCCACGCTTCCCGCCTTCGTGACGGCCATCACGAATATGGTGGAGGATGACACGACAAGCGCGCAGGAAATCGCCGAGGTTATCCAGCGCGATCAGGTGCTGAGCGCAAAGATCCTGAAGCTGGTCAATTCCCCGGTATACGGCTTTCCCCGGCGCATCTCGTCGGTGACGCACGCCCTGGTCCTGCTCGGCTTTAACGTCGTGAAGGGGCTGGTGCTCTCGACGGCGGTCTTCGGGGAGCTGGCGCGCCAGACGAGCGGCCTGTGGAAGCATAGCCTGGCCACCGCGCTGCTCAGCCGCCGCATTGCGACGGAAATCGGCGCGCTCGATCCGGAGGAGTGCATGATCGCGGGCCTGCTGCACGATCTGGGCAAAGTGATTCTGTCGCACCTGGCCCCGGAAGATTACGTCCGCGCGATCGCGGCGGCCCACGAGAGCGGGCGGCACATCGCGCAGGTGGAGCGCGAGGTGTTCGGCGTGGACCATACGCGGGTCGCAATGTGGCTGGCGCTGCGCTGGAACCTCCCCGAGCGCCTGACCAACGCGCTGACCTGGCACCACACCCCCTCCCGCGCGCGAGAGGGCATGCAGATGGCCGCTATTGTGCACCTGGCCGATATCCTGGCCCGCGCGGAGAACTATGGCGAATCGGGCGATGGCACGATGCCTCCCCTGGATCACGCGGCGTTTGACTCACTCGGGCTGAGCCTCGAACAAATCGAGACGATCCTGAATGACGCGGCGGAGCAGTATCGGCGCGGGGCGGACGTGTTCGTCGTGGGGGGCGGCGTATAAGATGCCCAAAAAGAAACCGGTCCATCTGCTCGTTATCGACCCGTTTGACGCGCTCGCACATGCCGTGAAACTCCTGCGCGACGCGGGGTTCGCGGTCGATGTAACGGAGCATGCCTCTCAGATCCATCCGATGATTCAGGAGGTCCTGCCGGCCTGCCTCATCGTGCCGCTGGAACTACAGGGGCGGGATGGCGACATGCCGCTCGTGCGGGAACTGAAGAATGACAGCATCTACGGGCATCTCCCCGCCATTACGGCGCTCCCGGCGGAACGGCTTGAGGGGCTGGATTGGGCGGAATTGCAGGCGGACGAGTTTGTCATCCTGCCCTGTACCGATGGGGAATGGCTGGCGCGCGTCAAGATCTGCCTGGCGCGCGCGCAGCGCGATCTGAACGCGAACCCCCTGACGGGACTCCCCGGCAACATCGCCATCATCCGCGAGATAGAGGCCCGCCTCCAACGGCGCGACGCGTTTGCGGTGGCCTACCTCGATCTGGACCACTTCAAGCCGTTCAATGACAAATACGGCTTTCTGCGCGGGGACGAGGTGCTCCGGATGACGGCGCGCATTGTGGTGAACGCGGCGCGTTCGATCCGTGGCGGGGCCTCCTTCGTCGGGCACGTGGGCGGAGATGATTTCGTGCTGATCGCCGCCTCCGACCAGATCGGCGCGGCCTGTGACGAGATCACGCGCAATTTCGACCTCCTGATCCCGAATTTCTATGATGAGGAGGACCGGATCCGGGGCGCGATACACGCGATCGATCGGCAGGGAAACGCCACGGTCTTTTCGCTGATGACCTGCTCGATTGCGGTGGTGGACACGGCGGCCCACACGATCCGGCACGTGGCGGATATCAGCGCGCGCGCGGCCCAGGTGAAAAAATACGCGAAGTCTATCCGCGGATCCGCGACATGCTACGATCGCCGCACCTGAGCGCTCAGCGGCAGGCGTTGGCGACTTCCTGCTCCAGCGCGGCGTAACGCTTCCGGAAGGTCTTTTCCAGCGCGTCCTGCGCCGGCATACCCTCCTTGAGCCGGTTTAGCATGGGCACAACCCGCTGGCCCCCGTAGCGCGTCCAGAGGAGGTTCGCGGTCGCATGGGCCTGCGCGTAGGCGAGGGTAAGCGCTTCGGGGCCGAGGCGGTTTAACTGGCTCCCCTCCAGGTCGGCCAGTTTGAAGTCGAGCCCTTCGGCGTAGGCGCGGCGAAGCAGGTCCAGGCGCGGGGCGTCCAGACGCCGCGAAAGCGTCTCCGCGAGCCCCTCGTTCAGCCACCACGGCATGTTCGGCCCCACAAGATGGCGCAGCGCGACATGGACGTACTCGTGGGTGAGGCGGCGGTTCAACTCTTCTTCGTCCAGCCACTGCCCTTTCTCGTCCGTGATGGGCGCGCGAATCTTGCCGTCGTAGACGGCCCCCACATGGCTGTCGAGCTGGGTCGCCTCGGCAAACTGTTCGGCGCTGTAGAGGATGACTTTGACCGTTTCCGGCGGATAGACGCCGCCGAGCTTGCGCCCGATGTCGGCGTAGGCGCGCTCCAGGATGGATAGAATCTTGAAGCGCGCGCTTTGCGTGACGCCTTCGGGATAACTCAATTGAAAATGGCGGGTGGCGGAGCTGTTGAAGTGCTGCTCGACATTCACCTCGCGAAAAAGCTTTTCGTATTTCTCCTGGAGCCCGGGCCAATCGGGTTTCACTTCGAGGACGTAATCCCACTGCACGCGCGCGGAGGGAAGGTCGTTGTCCTGGTAATAGGCCTCGCCCAGCAGAAAATGCGCATCCAGCAGGCCCGGCTTCAGCTCTATAGCTTCCTCCAGGCGGAAAATGGCGTTGGACACCTCGTTGAGTTTGAGGTGATAGGAACCCACCTGCACGAGCGGCGAAGGATTCTGCGGGTGAATGCCTATCGCGAGGGTAAGGTGGCGGATCGCCTCGGCCATCTTGCCCGCCAGGTCGAACTCGCGGGCAACCTCCTGGTGCGCATTGCACAGGTTGTGGCGGATCGTGTCGTTGTCCGGCGCGAGCTCGTAGGCCTCTTCGAAATACGCCAGGGCTTCCGTGAAGCGGCCCGCCTCGTAGGCGTCTATGCCGAGCTTATTGAACTCGACCGCCGTCCGCGCCAGGGCGGCGGGCGCAAACGCGAGGAGCAACAGGCCAATCGCGGCGGGGCGCATGCGCGCTAAGCCTCGGGAATGATGGCGACAGCCTCAACTTCCACCTGGAAGTCCAGCGGAAGCCGGGCCACTTCCACGCAGGAGCGGGCCGGGGGATTCTCGGTGAAGTAGGTGGAATAGACCGCGTTGAAGCGCTTGAAGTTGTTCATGTCCTTCAGGAAGCAGGTGGTCTTGATAACGTGCTCCAGGCCGGATCCCGCATCTTCCAGGACCGCGCGCAGGTTGTCGAGGGTGAGGTGCGTTTCCTCCTCCAGCGTGCCGGGCACAACGCCGCTGCCGTCTTTCGCCATGGGGCCCTGCCCCGATACGAAAAGGAGGTTGCCCGCGCGAACCGCGTGGGAATACGGCCCCCCCGCCGGGCTGCCGTTGGGAGAAAAAATGCATTCTTTTTGCATCTCAAGTCCTTCGTCTTCCTGAATGTTGCCGCGCAAGCTCGGGGATAGTCCGGCAAGCGCGGCCTACTGCTGGCGAAACAGTACCACGCACTGTCGGGAGGCGTCAAACCCGATTTGGAGGCTACGTCCGCAACGAACGCACCGCATCGATCAGACAATCGAGGTGATCGCGCGTTTGTCGCGGGTTTATCGGGAACGTAACGAGGCGCTCCGCGAGGCGTTCCGCCACGGGGAACTGTCCGCGGCGGTAGCCGCGATTCTGGAAAGCGGTGGACCAGTGCAGCGGGATGTAATGGAATCCAATCTGTATATCGTGCTCATGGCGCATGCGATAGATAAAGTCTTCCTTCGTGAGGCCGAAGAGCTCGGGATCGATGCAGACGGGGTACAGGTGAAACACGTGCGTACAATCCGGGCGGCTCACAGGTAGTGAGAGGCCGGGGATATCCCCCAGGGCCTCGGAGAGGTACGCGGCGTTGTCGATGCGCCGTTGGTTCAGACAGTCAAGTTTCTTGAGCTGCTCGAGGCCCACCGCGGCCTGGATATCGGTCATACGAAAGTTGTAGCCGCAATCGTCAAAATCCTGCCACCAGAACTTTTTATCCATGGGAAACTTCGCGGGGTCGAGCGCGCAATACTTCGTATTCCCGCCGTGCACCCGGGTGCAGTGGGAGCGATAGAGGGCGACGCGTTCAAAGATCGCGGGGTCATTGGTTACTACCATCCCCCCCTCTCCCAGGGTGGAGATGTTCTTCTGCTCGTGGAAGCTGAAGCAGCCGGTGGTCCCCATCGAGCCCG
It includes:
- the rpsT gene encoding 30S ribosomal protein S20; protein product: MANIKSQKKRILTNEKARQRNMAVRSRMRTMIKGALTAIESQDAEKIKAAVPAALSAIDRAAAKGVIHRNSAARKKSSIQHRVATASS
- a CDS encoding carboxypeptidase regulatory-like domain-containing protein; its protein translation is MTSLLLVGAVLSAALGASTIEGRVVDANNQPVAHAQVFLEPGLGGALLDTITPESGAFRFDAVEPGPAGVFAVAPGHGMGGRHLDLSVGDVVPPLTITLGKPREISGTIADPGGKPVEGARITRIGLKSAHKVGIPLAKLRQFGYPEPVSDAAGRFTLTGLPEGALIDLKVGHASYAQEGIMDVPVGQQGVKITMHPGVLVEGLIFARANQAAVGQAAILIKNAQPPFDTTTNRANLSGKFTIRLKPGVYLYRAEGAGLRTPGWERLVITGERPIEQMRAYVAGTGTIRGNVRDALSGEPVRNVRVVLSTNDATAAVVRTGPGGDFAFTAGEGDNIIRIDATPGYFPPDNQNVKVSLAEGADVALPGMWLKPLPAYGIQVLDSAGAPVPGAIVTLLRPRQLGWYTADGDGRTSLRVQHFPEEGALLGRAEHPDRPEVALFRLEKSQDAPGSVQLFAAASVNGKVVNRRGRGLPGASIGAFFPGESASDAVLLWQTFSGPDGAFQWEAVAPGVPQRLAARDASGASAESETFNLAPGEIKTLGDIPLDGPGKGKSALGSELPWRSWELRCGQLPAGSGEAAARALLVFAGAAEAPIYLEALTQLQTLAAAPDLVIALVTLADIPCEDSPLPVLAGAAPGDASVLMLDTAGRVVFESNALPPLFLLRNR
- a CDS encoding carboxypeptidase regulatory-like domain-containing protein, with amino-acid sequence MIRVSPKCLLLALALLWGAAGAASAATLTGTVRDEAGAPIAGAAVWVTQNRQVNKSTTGSDGRFKAAGLEVALTEVVAYKDGYALGGSAAPFHRDQDITIVLRPADIISLKVINIDSAPVAGVKVRSMLIERRTLVSVDDLEPHGFPTIRSTDAGILVIPNLPPDGFIQLALQHPDYADSSIRYLPVDDEQRNIVMERGGRANGRVTIGGRGVENARVSIFKVGPRGQKEFAEVLTDREGFYSARIAPGEYQVAAQHPEYASPPPAALVVRSLEDSEPTSLEMLEPRFVTGKVLLPDKSPCPGAGVQYRLGSTIYENAVTGSDGVFRLRVPGGKGAITIQPPPGYMTPNFGPIGVDPGDLRKIDLTPVVLERLPVITGTVRDSDGREPGVTLVTALNLPVPLSIITDVPVPFSILTDAKGDFELPLTFMPPVEELNFRAEHPLRFQRADFSVKIKNPKPASVKLSQFTPDLERRPPAPGANNLAGLLDQPAPALSGDKWIRGDAVSLADLKGKVVVLLFWAGFDESIGPIMLRELHVLHELLKGVEDVAFISVHDAISSAEEIEEYIDYFNIPYPVLRDSDEQTTFSTYGIVFIPQLVLIDKKGALRYYQTEGRLLELIKGLRRE
- the mgtE gene encoding magnesium transporter gives rise to the protein MSETEIVDSWIRIAELVQDANRESLHEYLDTLSPGEIARALSRLPEQTRTDLFVLLGPEASADLIEGLSDTQGSDLIEVLEAAVAAAIVDELESQHRADILGEMDEEDAEAILQAMDPEEALDARSLLRYDEEAAGGIMVTEFVLYRADTPVWKVLEDLRANAETYSDYGVQYVYVESERGTLIGVVRLRDLVLSAGEKRLRDIMIGNPLYVLADTALEEVVQFFDRYPFYSVPVTDESQRMVGVVRRAHVEEAVGEGHERNLLRFGGIIGGEELRSMPARERVSRRLVWVGVNLPLSMLAATTLPFFEATILGLPAILFFIPIIGNLCGCSGNQAVAVSIRELALGLIKPEDGWRVIGKELQVGLVNGAVLALAITCVALGMDYVRGYQAPIVALLIGLAFLINTVNAVCLGGIVPLALRRLKLDPALGAPPILTTLTDMCGFFILLTLATLAIRGGFVGTALP
- a CDS encoding HDOD domain-containing protein, which produces MAMSPELLKRKVEDLSNLPTLPAFVTAITNMVEDDTTSAQEIAEVIQRDQVLSAKILKLVNSPVYGFPRRISSVTHALVLLGFNVVKGLVLSTAVFGELARQTSGLWKHSLATALLSRRIATEIGALDPEECMIAGLLHDLGKVILSHLAPEDYVRAIAAAHESGRHIAQVEREVFGVDHTRVAMWLALRWNLPERLTNALTWHHTPSRAREGMQMAAIVHLADILARAENYGESGDGTMPPLDHAAFDSLGLSLEQIETILNDAAEQYRRGADVFVVGGGV
- a CDS encoding diguanylate cyclase; translated protein: MPKKKPVHLLVIDPFDALAHAVKLLRDAGFAVDVTEHASQIHPMIQEVLPACLIVPLELQGRDGDMPLVRELKNDSIYGHLPAITALPAERLEGLDWAELQADEFVILPCTDGEWLARVKICLARAQRDLNANPLTGLPGNIAIIREIEARLQRRDAFAVAYLDLDHFKPFNDKYGFLRGDEVLRMTARIVVNAARSIRGGASFVGHVGGDDFVLIAASDQIGAACDEITRNFDLLIPNFYDEEDRIRGAIHAIDRQGNATVFSLMTCSIAVVDTAAHTIRHVADISARAAQVKKYAKSIRGSATCYDRRT
- a CDS encoding DegT/DnrJ/EryC1/StrS family aminotransferase, producing the protein MRDELTIKFGSQYGPEEEAAVLRVLRENAPTSGNACVAFEKAFAEYCGVEYARCVSNGTAALFLSLVGLDIKPGDRVITTPITWIATAAAPVTLGAEIDFVDVDPVTYNINPAEIEAAITPATKAIVPVHLYGQCADMDPILAIAEKHGVPVIEDACHAIGARYRGRAAGSMGTTGCFSFHEQKNISTLGEGGMVVTNDPAIFERVALYRSHCTRVHGGNTKYCALDPAKFPMDKKFWWQDFDDCGYNFRMTDIQAAVGLEQLKKLDCLNQRRIDNAAYLSEALGDIPGLSLPVSRPDCTHVFHLYPVCIDPELFGLTKEDFIYRMRHEHDIQIGFHYIPLHWSTAFQNRGYRRGQFPVAERLAERLVTFPINPRQTRDHLDCLIDAVRSLRT
- a CDS encoding RidA family protein yields the protein MQKECIFSPNGSPAGGPYSHAVRAGNLLFVSGQGPMAKDGSGVVPGTLEEETHLTLDNLRAVLEDAGSGLEHVIKTTCFLKDMNNFKRFNAVYSTYFTENPPARSCVEVARLPLDFQVEVEAVAIIPEA
- a CDS encoding tetratricopeptide repeat protein; its protein translation is MRPAAIGLLLLAFAPAALARTAVEFNKLGIDAYEAGRFTEALAYFEEAYELAPDNDTIRHNLCNAHQEVAREFDLAGKMAEAIRHLTLAIGIHPQNPSPLVQVGSYHLKLNEVSNAIFRLEEAIELKPGLLDAHFLLGEAYYQDNDLPSARVQWDYVLEVKPDWPGLQEKYEKLFREVNVEQHFNSSATRHFQLSYPEGVTQSARFKILSILERAYADIGRKLGGVYPPETVKVILYSAEQFAEATQLDSHVGAVYDGKIRAPITDEKGQWLDEEELNRRLTHEYVHVALRHLVGPNMPWWLNEGLAETLSRRLDAPRLDLLRRAYAEGLDFKLADLEGSQLNRLGPEALTLAYAQAHATANLLWTRYGGQRVVPMLNRLKEGMPAQDALEKTFRKRYAALEQEVANACR